From Vicia villosa cultivar HV-30 ecotype Madison, WI unplaced genomic scaffold, Vvil1.0 ctg.001463F_1_1, whole genome shotgun sequence, one genomic window encodes:
- the LOC131635299 gene encoding histone H3.2, producing the protein MARTKQTARKSTGGKAPRKQLATKAARKSAPATGGVKKPHRFRPGTVALREIRKYQKSTELLIRKLPFQRLVREIAQDFKTDLRFQSSAVSALQEAAEAYLVGLFEDTNLCAIHAKRVTIMPKDIQLARRIRGERA; encoded by the coding sequence ATGGCTCGTACCAAGCAAACCGCCAGAAAATCCACCGGAGGAAAAGCCCCAAGGAAGCAGCTCGCCACCAAAGCCGCTCGCAAGTCCGCCCCCGCCACCGGCGGAGTGAAGAAGCCCCACCGTTTCAGGCCCGGAACCGTCGCCCTCAGAGAAATCCGCAAGTACCAGAAGAGTACCGAACTCCTCATCAGGAAGCTCCCATTCCAGAGACTTGTTCGTGAAATCGCTCAGGACTTCAAGACTGATCTCCGCTTCCAGAGCAGCGCTGTCTCAGCCCTTCAAGAAGCCGCTGAAGCCTACTTGGTTGGTTTGTTCGAGGACACTAACCTCTGCGCCATTCACGCCAAGAGGGTTACCATTATGCCCAAGGACATTCAGCTCGCTCGTAGGATCAGAGGCGAGAGAGCTTAG
- the LOC131635306 gene encoding uncharacterized protein LOC131635306, protein MEIATHCINNNVDGHIWVEHNVVDTVSKVSVPSGCNPMQENDDSSSSSDDSDIEGNLFDDSEEERAAVENEGYEEEQAAPEVDADYVEVELEKSTEGRRLVGNGKSVAYKRSASKKSKMTEQSPKVKVSVPSKLFGCTSSKIPTNIPRDDVDYCSEELDSSDPDESGDEKNPKYEKFRSELMNKDFKFKLGMEFNSLVEFKDAIREWSVLNGREIRFVKNENYRVRVECKGKCGFLALCSKVGDRHTYQLKTWVGSHSCARVLNNKSANSKWVSKLVVEKRKSMGKVKVSEIMSEMRMKYAVGITKGKAWRAQCLAEEIVEGDATRQYTMLWRYAAELKKQCPGNTIKIDVERPLPTIQPRFDKFYFCLDGCKKGFINGCRPFIGVDGCHLKTKYGGQLLVAVARDPNDQYYPLAFGVVETESKESWRWFLQLLMEDVGVERKYVFISDQQKGLVAVFEEMFEQIEHRICLRHLYANFKKKFGGGAAIRDLLMGAAKATYFQAWEKKMNELKALDKKAWEWLMGVPTRLWCKHSFSFYPKCDVLMNNLSESFNSTILQVRDKPILTMCEWIRNYLMNRIVNNLEKLSKWNHNIMPMPRKRLDKEVSMSGQWLPTWSMGDIWQVHHPFNGKQFIVDLGKKTCSCCFWELVGIPCMHAVSAMSYQSLNPESYVDECYTREAYQKCYEHNVSPINGMDMWPSVDVEDMLPPMFKKGPGRPKKLRFREQDESGSRMRRPGISYRCTKCDQFGHNSRKCKSKEQNPNALKRKRKAPRAKAAPAGNEEDLPAENDEAAPIGNEEAAPTGNEEAAPIGNEEAAPTDTYDDPDIDAAIEAMLQQEELSQVCNPTPSTDVQAATVNLAPASHGQTETTTIAADQPKSTASVAKKKKKKASVHKPKRKRVSERIKILKNSRQISGPGSTSDTPLVLDDADEKWKDIARRMTQ, encoded by the exons ATGGAAATTGCCACACATTGTATCAATAATAACGTCGATGGTCATATATGGGTTGAACACAATGTTGTGGATACCGTAAGCAAGGTTTCTGTGCCATCTGGTTGTAACCCTATGCAAGAAAATGATGACAGCAGTAGCAGCAGTGATGACAGTGATATTGAAGGAAACTTGTTTGATGATAGTGAAGAAGAGAGGGCAGCAGTAGAAAATGAAGGTTACGAGGAAGAACAAGCAGCCCCTGAAGTTGATGCTGATTATGTTGAAGTGGAATTAGAGAAATCCACAGAAGGTAGAAGGCTTGTGGGGAATGGCAAATCAGTTGCTTACAAGAGAAGTGCTAGCAAGAAAAGCAAGATGACTGAACAATCACCCAAAGTCAAGGTATCTGTTCCATCTAAACTGTTTGGTTGTACCTCAAGCAAGATCCCCACTAATATCCCAAGAGATGATGTTGATTATTGTAGTGAGGAGTTGGACAGTTCTGATCCCGATGAAAGTGGTGATGAAAAGAATCCAAAATATGAAAAGTTTAGAAGTGAGTTGATGAATAAAGACTTCAAATTCAAGTTAGGAATGGAATTTAATTCTTTGGTGGAGTTCAAAGATGCTATTAGGGAATGGTCTGTTCTTAATGGAAGAGAGATAAGgtttgtaaaaaatgaaaactATAGGGTTAGGGTGGAGTGTAAGGGCAAATGTGGTTTTTTGGCTTTGTGTAGTAAAGTTGGTGACAGACACACTTACCAACTAAAAACATGGGTGGGGTCACATAGTTGTGCTAGGGTTTTAAATAACAAATCAGCCAACTCAAAGTGGGTATCAAAGCTAGTGGTGGAAAAAAGGAAGTCCATGGGAAAGGTAAAAGTGTCTGAAATAATGTCTGAAATGAGAATGAAATATGCTGTGGGTATCACTAAAGGCAAAGCATGGAGAGCACAATGCTTGGCTGAAGAAATAGTTGAAGGAGATGCAACTAGGCAATACACTATGTTATGGAGGTATGCAGCAGAGCTTAAAAAACAATGTCCTGGGAATACTATCAAGATTGATGTGGAGAGGCCTCTGCCTACTATTCAACCAAGATTTGATAAGTTTTACTTTTGCTTGGATGGATGCAAGAAGGGATTCATTAATGGCTGTAGGCCGTTCATTGGTGTGGATGGATGCCATCTTAAAACAAAGTATGGAGGTCAACTCTTAGTAGCTGTGGCTAGAGATCCAAATGACCAGTATTATCCATTGGCTTTTGGagttgtagagactgaatcaaaAGAAAGCTGGAGGTGGTTCCTGCAATTACTTATGGAAGATGTTGGTGTAGAGAGGAAATATGTGTTTATATCAGATCAACAAAAG GGACTTGTAGCAGTGTTTGAAGAAATGTTTGAGCAGATTGAGCATAGAATTTGTCTTAGACATCTCTAtgcaaattttaagaaaaagtttGGTGGTGGTGCAGCAATTAGGGATCTCTTAATGGGAGCTGCTAAAGCAACATATTTTCAAGCTTGGGAAAAAAAGATGAATGAGTTGAAGGCCCTTGACAAGAAGGCATGGGAATGGCTTATGGGTGTTCCAACCAGATTGTGGTGTAAgcattctttctctttttatccAAAGTGTGATGTATTGATGAACAATTTAAGTGAGTCATTTAACAGTACAATCTTGCAAGTTAGGGACAAACCTATCCTCACAATGTGTGAGTGGATTAGAAACTACTTGATGAATAGGATTGTTAATAATTTAGAAAAGCTAAGCAAGTGGAATCACAATATTATGCCAATGCCTAGGAAGAGGCTAGACAAGGAAGTCTCAATGAGTGGTCAATGGCTCCCTACTTGGAGTATGGGTGACATCTGGCAGGTGCATCACCCATTCAATGGTAAACAGTTTATAGTTGATCTTGGGAAAAAAACATGTTCATGTTGTTTTTGGGAACTAGTGGGTATACCATGTATGCATGCTGTCTCTGCCATGAGTTATCAAAGTTTGAATCCAGAGTCATATGTAGATGAGTGCTATACTAGAGAGGCATATCAAAAGTGTTATGAACATAATGTGAGCCCCATCAATGGGATGGACATGTGGCCATCAGTAGATGTGGAAGATATGCTGCCACCTATGTTTAAGAAAGGACCTGGTAGGCCAAAGAAGTTAAGGTTTAGGGAACAAGATGAGTCTGGTTCAAGAATGAGAAGGCCTGGTATTTCATATAGATGCACAAAGTGTGATCAGTTTGGGCATAACTCAAGGAAATGCAAAAGcaaggaacaaaaccctaatgcaCTAAAGAGAAAG AGAAAGGCACCAAGAGCCAAAGCTGCACCTGCTGGAAATGAGGAAGATCTCCCTGCTGAAAATGATGAAGCTGCACCTATTGGAAATGAGGAAGCTGCACCTACTGGAAATGAGGAGGCTGCACCTATTGGAAATGAGGAAGCTGCACCTACTGATACTTATGATGATCCTGACATAGATGCTGCAATTGAAGCTATGCTGCAACAAGAAGAATTATCACAAGTCTGCAATCCCACACCCTCTACAGATGTTCAAGCTGCAACAGTCAATCTTGCTCCTGCATCACATGGTCAAACTGAAACAACAACCATAGCAGCTGATCAACCTAAGTCTACTGCATCTGttgcaaaaaaaaagaagaaaaaagcatCTGTTCACAAGCCTAAGAGGAAGAGGGTTAGTGAAAGGATTAAGATTTTGAAGAATTCAAGGCAAATTAGTGGGCCAGGCTCAACTTCAGATACACCATTGGTACTTGATGATGCAGATGAAAAATGGAAGGACATTGCAAGAAGAATGACTCAGTAG